The following proteins are encoded in a genomic region of Magnolia sinica isolate HGM2019 chromosome 1, MsV1, whole genome shotgun sequence:
- the LOC131236865 gene encoding transcription factor MYB102-like translates to MGRAPCCDKNGLKKGPWTQEEDQKLMDYINKHGHGSWRTLPKNAGLSRCGKSCRLRWTNYLRPDIKRGRFSFEEEEAIIQLHGVLGNKWSAIAARLPGRTDNEIKNFWNTHIRKRLLRMGIDPVTHNPRLDLLDLSSILNPSLYNPTQFDVSRLLGLDPVVNSEFLRMATNLLSSHRENPNLFLQNPQENQFTSTQIQEHPFPSFQNQQLPAQILEIPACTTSNSQFFDDTQILQTKVEEYPTYPVDFSCQNIQVNQWQDDGIPSNLEENFPPLLNYGYCNLDQSIIDPQSENLNFQMNNNQNFKFMSVLSTPASSPTQLNSPSTYINSSACPTPLDSSSTYINSSSTEDERDTYCSNMLKFEIPAWM, encoded by the exons ATGGGAAGGGCACCATGCTGTGATAAAAATGGCTTGAAGAAGGGACCATGGACACAAGAAGAAGATCAGAAGCTGATGGACTACATAAACAAACATGGGCATGGAAGTTGGCGAACGCTACCAAAGAATGCTG GGCTTTCGAGGTGTGGTAAAAGTTGCAGGCTTCGATGGACGAATTATCTGAGGCCTGATATTAAAAGAGGGCGTTTCTCGTTTGAAGAAGAGGAAGCGATAATCCAATTGCATGGTGTTTTGGGAAACAA ATGGTCAGCCATTGCGGCTCGCTTGCCTGGAAGAACCGACAATGAAATCAAGAACTTTTGGAATACCCACATCAGAAAGAGACTCCTTCGAATGGGAATCGATCCAGTGACACATAATCCGCGACTTGATCTTCTCGACCTCTCTTCAATTCTCAATCCATCTCTCTACAACCCAACTCAATTCGATGTCTCAAGATTACTAGGACTCGATCCTGTTGTCAATTCAGAGTTCTTAAGGATGGCTACAAATCTCCTGTCATCCCACCGTGAAAATCCCAATTTGTTTCTACAAAACCCTCAAGAGAACCAATTCACAAGTACCCAAATCCAAGAACACCCATTTCCCTCGTTCCAAAATCAACAACTTCCAGCCCAAATTCTAGAAATTCCAGCTTGCACCACATCAAATTCTCAGTTTTTCGACGACACCCAAATCCTTCAAACCAAAGTGGAGGAATACCCGACGTATCCCGTCGATTTTAGCTGCCAAAACATCCAAGTGAATCAATGGCAAGACGACGGAATTCCATCTAATTTAGAAGAAAACTTCCCTCCTCTATTAAATTACGGCTACTGTAATTTGGATCAATCCATCATTGACCCGCAATCTGAAAACTTGAACTTTCAGATGAACAACAACCAAAACTTCAAATTCATGTCAGTTCTATCAACACCAGCCTCGAGCCCAACTCAATTGAATTCACCATCGACATATATCAACAGCAGCGCATGCCCGACTCCATTGGATTCATCATCCACATACATCAACAGCAGCAGTACTGAAGATGAAAGGGATACCTATTGCAGTAACATGCTGAAGTTTGAAATCCCAGCTTGGATGTGA